From Phalacrocorax carbo chromosome 6, bPhaCar2.1, whole genome shotgun sequence, a single genomic window includes:
- the RPF1 gene encoding ribosome production factor 1, whose product MAGDGGGAAGSAAGGGGAPAPQQVLFPPTFSVSEIKNKQRRHFMFLRWKQQQRKEKLAAKKKRKKEREALGDKAPPKAVPKTIENQRVYDETTVDPNDEEVAFDEATDEFAPYFNRQTVPKILITTSDRPRGRTVRFCEQLSSVIPNSHVYYRRGLALKRIIPQCIARDFTDLIVINEDRKIPNGLVLSHLPEGPTAHFRMSSVRLRKEIKRRGKEPTEHVPEVILNNFTTRLGHSVGRMFAALFPHDPQFIGRQVATFHNQRDYIFFRFHRYIFKSEKKVGIQELGPRFTLKLRSLQKGTFDSKFGEYEWIHKRREMDTSRRKFHL is encoded by the exons aTGGCGGGGGatggcggcggcgcggcgggctcggcggcggggggtggcggggcgCCGGCCCCGCAGCAGGTGCTCTTCCCGCCGACTTTCAGCGTGTCCGAGATCAAGAACAAGCAGCGGCGGCACTTCATGTTCCTTcgctggaagcagcagcagaggaag GAGAAATTAGCCGCCAAGAAGAAGCGGAAGAAGGAGCGAGAAGCCCTCGGAGACAAA GCACCTCCAAAAGCTGTACCAAAGACTATTGAAAATCAGAGAGTGTATGACGAAACAACTGTAGATCCCAATGATGAAGAG GTTGCTTTCGATGAAGCAACTGATGAATTTGCACCGTACTTCAACAGACAGACAGTTCCCAAGATTCTTATTACAACATCTGACAGACCCCGTGGG AGAACAGTGAGATTCTGTGAACAACTGTCTAGTGTTATACCTAACTCGCATGTCTACTACCGAAGAGGACTGGCTTTGAAAAGAATTATTccacagtgtattgcaagggaCTTCACAGATTTGATCGTCATCAATGAAGATCGCAAAATACCAA ATGGTCTTGTTTTAAGTCATCTGCCTGAAGGTCCAACAGCTCATTTTAGAATGAGTAGTGTCCGTTTGCgtaaagaaataaag CGAAGAGGGAAAGAGCCCACAGAACACGTTCCTGAAGTAATCCTGAATAATTTTACAACCCGACTCGGCCATTCTGTTGGTCGCATGTTTGCTGCTCTCTTCCCCCATGATCCTCAGTTCATTGGAAGACAAGTAGCTACATTTCACAACCAGCGAGACTACATCTTTTTCAGATTCCACAG gTATATCTTCAAGAGTGAAAAGAAAGTGGGAATTCAAGAACTTGGGCCACGTTTTACATTAAAGCTGAGGTCTCTTCAAAAAGGAACCTTTGATTCCAAATTCGGGGAATACGAATGGATTCATAAG cGCCGAGAAATGGacacaagcagaagaaaatttcacTTATAA
- the GNG5 gene encoding guanine nucleotide-binding protein G(I)/G(S)/G(O) subunit gamma-5, giving the protein MSGSSNVAAMKKVVQQLRLEASVTRVKVSQAAADLKQFCLQNAQHDPLLTGVSSSTNPFRPQKVCSFL; this is encoded by the exons ATGTCGGGCTCCTCCAACGTGGCGGCCATGAAGAAGGTGGTGCAGCAGCTGCGCCTGGAGGCCAGCGTGACTCGCGTGAAG GTttctcaggctgcagcagacTTGAAGCAATTCTGCCTGCAGAACGCACAACATGATCCCCTACTGACAGGAGTATCATCAAGTACAAATCCATTCAGACCCCAGAAAGTTTGTTCATTTTTGTAA